A genomic stretch from Methanorbis furvi includes:
- a CDS encoding metallophosphoesterase has product MNPKFYADGPAVLIERNSRTLVIADPHFGVEADLHRRGLHFQSATQSRLSRLLGIIEKSEPDYLVVLGDLKHMIPYVTYQEKTEVPQVLEKIREQTEFRLAPGNHDTGLEQYLEKDELLPINGAAIDGVGYMHGHTIPSLDLAGKLILCGHHHPVVNIYDEVGCSLRGTPGYLLAELENSALGLPAAGTPTRALLVPAFYELAGGMDVRLIPGNKISPVAKAIITNTAEVFLKDGTYVDTWEHLTPNPEES; this is encoded by the coding sequence ATGAACCCCAAATTCTACGCAGACGGGCCCGCCGTCCTCATCGAACGAAACTCGCGCACCCTCGTAATCGCTGACCCCCACTTCGGCGTCGAAGCAGACCTTCACCGCCGCGGCCTCCACTTCCAGAGCGCGACCCAGTCGCGGCTCTCAAGGTTGCTTGGAATCATCGAAAAAAGCGAACCTGACTACCTCGTCGTCTTAGGCGACCTCAAACACATGATCCCCTACGTCACCTACCAGGAAAAAACCGAAGTCCCGCAGGTCCTCGAAAAAATCCGGGAACAGACCGAGTTCAGGCTCGCGCCCGGAAACCATGACACCGGCCTTGAACAGTATCTCGAAAAAGACGAACTCCTCCCGATCAACGGCGCAGCCATCGACGGCGTCGGCTACATGCACGGCCACACCATCCCATCCCTTGACCTCGCCGGAAAACTCATCCTCTGCGGCCACCACCATCCGGTCGTTAACATCTATGACGAAGTCGGCTGCTCGCTTCGCGGAACACCCGGCTACCTCCTCGCAGAACTCGAAAACTCAGCACTCGGTCTGCCGGCTGCGGGCACCCCGACACGTGCACTCCTCGTTCCCGCATTCTACGAACTCGCAGGCGGCATGGACGTCAGATTAATTCCCGGCAACAAAATATCGCCGGTCGCAAAAGCAATCATCACCAACAC